The Lynx canadensis isolate LIC74 chromosome A2, mLynCan4.pri.v2, whole genome shotgun sequence DNA segment AACAGGGACAATTCATCTGCCTTCCTTAGCAGGGCTGGGTATACAGCTGGCGCTCAACACACGACCACCAGCTTGACTTGCCCTGTGCCTAGGTCCCTCCAGGCCCCAAGTGAAGCAGAAGCCCCAAACCCAGGGTCTTTTGCCCACACAACAGCACGGGCCAGAGCAGGCAGGGGAAGAAGGCGGCCTGGCAGTCAAGGCTCTGGAGGTGAGGTCCGCATGTCCCTGCAGTCTCCCGAAAACTtcaggctgtgtgacctcaagtTACTCAATCTCTCTTAACATTAGTTTCCTCAAAATGGGAGAGTAGGATGTTGGGAAGGGAGAGGTCTTCAGGGAGTACTTGGAAAATCCTGACTCCAAGTCAATACCCTTAAAGGACGATGGCACAGAATGTAGTTCTAACTCCGGTCCTGGAGGCAGACTGCCCGTCAGACCCCACCTGGGCCACTTTTCTTCTGGTCCTGAGATAGCATCTCCATCCACGGGACAACGGTGAGGTTACACTGAGCACCACCTGTAGCCAAGCACCACTCTGTGAACAAAGTGTTCATCCTCCAACTTTGTGGGACAATGTTACAACtgttctgcccattttacagacacgGTTAACAGAGGCCCAGAGGTTCAAGTTTCTGCCTTTTCCTGCCTGCCGGTACTGGGCTGTCCTCTTTCCATCTTGGTGTCTCTTCCCCCAAGGAGACAACCGTGGGCCCATTAGTTCCAAAAGCTTGTTGGAGATCCCAGTGTCCCCCACCTAACCTGGACATGAGTCGGCCCCAAGCCTAGGCGCGCCTAGATGGCGCTCGCTGCGCGCCAGATGTGCAAGGCCCCTCCCGGACGCCGGCTCTCCTCCGAAGTaggggcggagggaggaggggaaggaggcaaggagggggaaggggagcgTGCgggccaggcccagcccagcccgaCAGGCCCCGGCgggggaagaaggaggcagagagccGAGCTGGCGTAACGAGACtttactgaaaacagaaaaccGGGCGAACCAAGGATTACAAACCGGAATGTGGACTcgtagcaaaacaaaacaacagaacaaaaagggCGGGAGGAGGGGTGTCGGAAAGacggaaggggggggggagcaagagcgaggaaagggaagggagttttttttttttttcttcttcccatttctttaaaaaaccaacacaagaaaaaacacacacacacaaccaacgTTTGTTCCCGAGTAGAAACATAAATAGGGCAGAATCGAACACTCTGTTCTTCTCTcttccaaaggcaaaaaaaaaaaaaaaaaaaaaagtaaaaggaaaggcaGGGCTTGAGGCTGCGCCCCCTCGGAGCCCCCTTCGGCAGCGGTGTGTACAACGGGGCGGCCGGGGCGCGCGGGTTTGTGCAACACTGGGTGGCCGCGCTCGGGGAACAGAGGCAGCGCGAGGGCGGGGGGGGTCATGCGCTTGCCCCCCGGGAGTAGGGGGTCCAGCTTGTCGAGTCTGAGGCGCCCTCTCCGAGTCCTGGGCACCCTCGGGGGGTCCTCAGGGACCGCGCCCTCTCGGAATCCTGGCaccctcggggtggggggggtgtcccCGGGGCCGCGCCCTCTCGGAGTCCGGGGcgcccacgccccccccccacgcaAGCCCGCCTCCCGGGGAGGGGGGCCGCGCATGCGCCCCGCGCGCGGGCTCAGTACGCGGACACCTGGTGCTGGGGCAGCAGCTGGCAGCCGCTGTTGACGTGGCTGAGGACCTTCTGCTTGAGCTGCGCCACCTGCTCGCGCAGCAGGCTCGCCGTGGACGCCAGCTCCGTGTTCTGGCTCTTGAGCGTCTTGACTTTCTCCTCGAGGCGCGAGATGCGCTCCAGCTTGCGCTTGCGGCACTTAGAGGCAGCGATGCGGTTGCGCAGCCGCTTGCGCTCCGCCTTAATGCGCTCCTGCGTGTCCATGTCGATGGGCGACAACGGCGGGCTCTCGCCGAAGCTTGGCACGTCGGGCACCGTCTGCGGCTCATCCTTGAGCGCCGTCAGGCGGGGCGGCCCCAGCGCGCCTGGGGGCGGCGGCGGAGGGAAGGGCACAGGCTCGGCGGCGAAGGCGACTGTCGCAGCACCCCCTGAACCTCCGGTGCCGCCCGCATAGCTGCTCAGGTTCGCGTAGACGGGCGCCTCGGGCGTGGCTGCCGCCGGGGCCAGTTCGCCAGGAGGCGCGGCGCCCGCAGCCGTGCCCGAGGGTCCTCCCGCGGCCGCGGCAGCGGAGGCCGCGCCCGCGCCCAGCTGGTTCTGCTTGTGCAAGTCCTCCAGGGCCTTGACGAAGCCCTCAGCAAACTCCTGCTCCTCGCTGGCCGCCACCTTGGGGTAGAGGAACTGAGTGCTCGTCGGTGTGGTGGTGACCAGCCCGTTGGACTGGATGATTAGGCGCTCGAGCTCCGGCGAGGCGAGCTTGAGCAGCCCCAGGTCGGGCGAGGCAAGCAGGCCGTCGGGGGGCGCCGCGCCTGGGGCGCCGTCGGTGCGCaggggggccgggggcggcgcGGCGGCAGGCTTGAGCGCCGCCGCCACCTGCTCGCTCAGGCTCAGCGTCAGCGCGTCTTTCTTCATCATGCTGCCAGTCGCCGCCGTCGGGGGCGCCCCGGGGAACAGGCGACCCGGGGACGCGAAGCTACCACCGCCACCACTGCTACTGACGCCGCCGCCCAGGCCGCTCAGCGCCTCATCGCCGTAGAAGGGTGTTTCCATCCTCCGCCTCCCCCGCCGCGCCGGCCCGGGGGGGGGGAGTGGCCGCGGCCGCCCGGGGGGCCTACGCCCCCCCGTCCGCTCGGCCCTACGCCCGCCCCGGCCGAGGCCGCTGCGCCCGGCCCTCCGCTGGCGGCGGCTCCTACGCCGCGCAGTTCGCGCGCCCTCTTATAGCCTCGGCCCAGCGCGATGAGCTCACTGCCCCCGCTCGCCATTGGGCGTGGGTGACGTCGCTCATTTGCATGGTGGGGTGGGGCCAAGTCATTGACGCCCCCCTAGCTGCCGTTGCCCCGGTGACGCGCGGTAAACCGCACAACAGCGCGCTGCCTTGTGGGTTGACGTCATGGGGGCGGACCCCGAGCCCGGACCCGGTTACCCCGCCCCGGGAGCGCAGTGTACAACCAATGCCCCCAGCGCTGCCTCCCGCCAAGGCACGTCCCGGGTGGCGTGATGAGCCCGGCCACCAGCCGCCTGCCCGCCCCAAGGCCCCGCCCCGCATCCGCGCGTGGGGCcccggcggggagggggagggggcgggggcgggagcggGGGCGGTGCCGGCCTCCGGGGACCGGTGGGGGGATGGGGCCCGGATGGATAAATAACTCCCTGGCGCCCTCCGCTCCACTACGCCTACTAGTGCCTTCCTTACCGCTCCTCTATTCTGGCTCTGTACGGGCTGGGGGCAGAAGGCCTTAGGGAGCTGTACCCGGTGGCTTCCTGGGCGTGTTGGCCAGATCTGCCTgtttcacccccaccccaaatctcCAGTGATGTGTTTGCCCCAGAAAGacgagggaagggagaggagaactGTTGGAAGCTGCTGAAAGCGCTTTGATCTTGATACTTTTCACTGAGAAGTCTAAAAGTACGGAGTCCAACTTCCTGACTTTACAGACTGAGAAACTGGGGCTTACTAAATTGTGACCAGGCCTGACCTCTTATTCACCTGGTAGAACCCGGGCCTCCTGGGCCTCCTGCTCCTGGGCAGCCGCCTACAATTTTACCCTGCAACTGCCAGGGCCTGCTGTGGGTCCCGAGGTGAGGGTGATGGACtatagcccctcccccctcgccccGTTTCCTCAGCGGCTCTCCCTTCCGGAATGTTAAGGCAGGAGCCCATCTGGTCATTGTTAcctgcttattattattttgttattgtcaGTGCTCAACGGGCCTCCTAAAAGACTGGCTGGGGATGGGATATGAGGGTGTAGGGAGAGGGCAACCTCTCCAACACTCCCTAGGGATTGTTGGGACATCTAGGTCTGGCTGACAGCTCCTGCACACAACCCCTCAGGTAGACTGTGAAGGCTCCAAGGACCCTTCTTCCAAGGACTCCCTCTGACCTTTCACTTtcaccttctctgagccttggcctCTCAGCTCGtagctgcctcagggcctttgcatgtacTATGCCCTTTGCCCGTGCTCCCTTCCCCACTGCAAATCCTAATGTCCTCAGAGAGGCCACTCCCACTCAGTGTATTTCCATTGTATCCTTGGAAGCATTCAGAATGACAGGATGGACCATAAAT contains these protein-coding regions:
- the JUND gene encoding transcription factor jun-D encodes the protein METPFYGDEALSGLGGGVSSSGGGGSFASPGRLFPGAPPTAATGSMMKKDALTLSLSEQVAAALKPAAAPPPAPLRTDGAPGAAPPDGLLASPDLGLLKLASPELERLIIQSNGLVTTTPTSTQFLYPKVAASEEQEFAEGFVKALEDLHKQNQLGAGAASAAAAAGGPSGTAAGAAPPGELAPAAATPEAPVYANLSSYAGGTGGSGGAATVAFAAEPVPFPPPPPPGALGPPRLTALKDEPQTVPDVPSFGESPPLSPIDMDTQERIKAERKRLRNRIAASKCRKRKLERISRLEEKVKTLKSQNTELASTASLLREQVAQLKQKVLSHVNSGCQLLPQHQVSAY